A single region of the Sorghum bicolor cultivar BTx623 chromosome 7, Sorghum_bicolor_NCBIv3, whole genome shotgun sequence genome encodes:
- the LOC8057991 gene encoding fatty acyl-CoA reductase 1, whose amino-acid sequence MMYEYDSMDGARIIAYFKGKSILITGSTGFLGKILVEKILRVQPDANKIYLLVRGKDASSAKQRVQQEVIGTELFGKLREKHGEDGFQQFMQEKIVALPGDIIYDNLGLDAPTLEALAKDIDIIVNIAATTNFYERYDVSLDVNVMGVKHLCHFAQQCANLKMFMHVSTAYVCGDRDGLHLEKPINHGESLWEGRYLDVDAELQLVREAKKELIMDDTSGDEAAGRKTERKAMKELGIQRARHFGWSNTYVFTKAMGEMVLGQLRGDMPVVVMRPSIITSVLADPLPGWMQGMRTIDTLIIGYAKQNLSCFLGDLSVVVDVVPGDMVANAMMAAMVAHSEEKSSTAEAVPVYHVTSSLRNPVTYSVLYESGRRHFYQNPRVGMDGKVIPTKEMRFFPTIAQFQLYMLFTFKLPLEVLHLVNLLLCGLFSRLYNDLNRKYKFVMHLVDVYGPFAFFNGCFDDMNLERLRLTMAMKTSEDHMFNFDPKTIDWDDYFTRIHIPGVLKYLCK is encoded by the exons ATGATGTACGAGTACGATAGCATGGACGGGGCGAGGATCATAGCGTATTTCAAGGGCAAGAGCATCCTCATCACCGGCTCAACAGGCTTTCTTGGGAAGA ttcttgtggagaagatactCCGGGTGCAGCCTGATGCCAACAAGATCTACCTTCTTGTACGAGGGAAGGACGCGTCATCTGCAAAGCAACGCGTCCAACAAGAG GTGATTGGCACCGAGCTGTTCGGCAAGCTGAGAGAGAAGCACGGGGAAGACGGGTTCCAGCAGTTCATGCAGGAGAAGATAGTTGCCTTGCCTGGGGACATCATCTACGACAACCTGGGACTGGATGCTCCTACGCTGGAGGCTCTGGCCAAGGACATAGACATCATTGTCAACATTGCGGCAACTACCAACTTCTACGAAAG ATATGATGTCTCGTTGGACGTGAACGTGATGGGGGTGAAGCACCTCTGCCACTTCGCTCAGCAGTGCGCCAATCTCAAGATGTTCATGCATGTCTCCACTG CATATGTCTGCGGCGACAGGGACGGGCTCCACCTGGAGAAGCCCATCAACCATGGCGAGTCGCTGTGGGAGGGCAGGTACCTCGACGTCGACGCCGAGCTGCAGCTCGTCAGGGAAGCCAAGAAGGAGCTCATCATGGACGACACCAGCGGCGACGAGGCCGCCGGCAGGAAGACGGAGAGGAAGGCGATGAAGGAGCTGGGCATCCAGAGGGCTCGCCACTTTGGTTGGTCCAACACGTACGTCTTCACCAAGGCcatgggggagatggtgctgggGCAGCTCCGCGGCGACATGCCCGTGGTGGTCATGCGCCCCAGCATCATCACCAGCGTGCTGGCGGACCCGCTGCCGGGGTGGATGCAGGGCATGCGCACCATCGACACGCTCATCATCGGCTACGCCAAGCAGAACCTCTCCTGCTTCCTCGGCGACCTCAGCGTCGTCGTGGACGTCGTCCCGGGGGACATGGTGGCCAACGCGATGATGGCGGCCATGGTGGCGCACTCGGAGGAGAAGAGTAGTACTGCGGAGGCGGTGCCGGTGTACCACGTCACCTCGTCGCTGCGCAACCCAGTCACCTACTCCGTCCTGTACGAATCCGGCCGCCGGCACTTCTACCAGAACCCGCGCGTGGGGATGGACGGCAAGGTCATCCCCACCAAGGAGATGCGCTTCTTCCCCACCATCGCGCAGTTCCAGCTCTACATGCTGTTCACATTCAAGCTGCCACTAGAG GTTCTGCATTTGGTGAATCTGCTGCTTTGTGGGCTTTTCTCGCGGCTCTACAACGATCTCAACCGCAAGTATAAGTTTGTGATGCATCTTGTTGACGTCTATGGCCCCTTTGCCTTCTTCAACGGATG CTTTGATGACATGAACTTGGAGCGGTTGAGGTTGACAATGGCGATGAAGACCTCTGAAGATCACATGTTCAATTTTGACCCCAAGACAATCGACTGGGACGATTACTTCACTAGAATCCACATCCCTGGTGTTCTCAAGTATTTGTGCAAGTGA